Genomic window (Candidatus Delongbacteria bacterium):
AATGACTGCTAAGATTTATTTCACCTTCTTCCCACATATTCCAAGTTAACAAACTTTGAAGATTTTAGATATTTTTAACATACGATGGCTGTCTCTATTTTCACACTCCCCATTTCTTGTAAATCCTATTAATCGTTCCATTTCTCTTAAGTTTTATTAATGAATTTTGCAATTTATCCACTATCTCTTTTGGGGTGTTCTTGTTCAGTGCCAAGTAATACCCATTTTGAGATAATTCTTCAATGGTAAAGACTTTCTTTAGTGTAGTGCTTTTGTCACCACAATACTCCATAATGTAGCTAGAAACAGCATCTGGCATTGGCCATAAATCAATTCTGCCCATCTTTAATTTCTTATAATTTTGGATATTAGCAACAGCACCAGTAACTTGATCTATATTCTCTCCGATTTTAAAACCCTTACTTATTAGATAACTTTCTCTCGCATCACCTTTTGTTGTTCCAATTCGATATTGTTTAAAATCTTCAATTTTTTTCCCTTTTATATCATCTCTATTGCTTAATGCAAAAATTGAGTATTTTGGTATAAGCAATTCTCCAACCCAAAGAAATTTAGCTTCTCTATCAGGTCTTCTACTTGTAGAATATAGGGCTGTGTACTCATTATTTTCCACTTCGTAAATTGCTCTTGCCCAAGGATATATAAAAATTCCATAAAGTATCTCTGCATCCTCAAAAATAGCTTTTACTATTTCTGTCGAAACTCCTGTTACTTCTCCATCAGAAGTTTCGTAGTTATATGGTGGAAATTCTTCTGTGTAAACCTTTATAGACTTCGAAAAAAGAAGGGAGTAAAACACTAAAATTATCAATATTATTTTCATAGGAATCCTTTCTTTAGACTTCTATTTCTTATTGTATTTTACAAATGTTTTTTAACTTAACAAAACATTTTTTCTATAAAAGATGAAACAGTATATGCAAAACTGAGTTATTTCTTTCATAATCAACTTTGCATTCTTAATCTAGTGATTCATATCGACACTTGATGGTTCAATATAGATCGTTTTACAAAAAATAATATTTGACTATTCTCATAGAGTGTTGTCTAAGCTTAGAAATATATGTACTTTTATAAAGATTACACTCTGGCATCATTTTTGATTTATACAATGCAAACAAAATGGAGGAGTAATGTTTCGTGTAGTGTCAATTCTCATGGTAATAATCATTTTAATATCTTGTGAAAAAAAAGTTGAAAAACAAAATATTGAATCAACTATTGGTCCTATTAGTGTAAAAAAATATGAAACACCCACTGGAGTTGATCCTAATGTCCCAGATTATCAGGGTGGAGCTGGATTTGAGCTTATCAGTGATTCACTAGGCTTCTTAACTAACAATGATTTTGAGACATTCGGCGATCCAAATGCTGTTAAGGGTGGAACATTCAAATCATATGTTTCATATTTCCCTTCAACATATAGAGGTGCTGGAAAAGGATCAAATGAAGCTTCAATTAGCACTTTGAATTCCTATGTTTACGAACGTCTAATGGGATGGGATAAGGATTATAAGTTTACTCCTGTTTTAGCAAGTCACTGGAAATTATCTGAAGATCAGATGACTTACTGGTTCAGAATAGACCCGGAAGCTAGATGGAATGATGGAAAGCCTGTTGTGGCAGAGGATGTTTACTATACTTGGAAACTACTCACCGACGAATCTACTTTAGATCCATACACTGTTGACAGTTACAATAAATTTGATATGGAAGTCGAATCAAAGTATATCATTAAAATAACTTCAAAAGAATCTGGCTGGAAACAATTTCTTATGGTTGCTATCTGGATGGATATCTATCCAGCTCATCATCTGAAAAAAGTAAATGGTACAACTTACTTGGAGAAATATCATTATATGATGCTTCCTGGAACAGGTCCATATGTTTTAAACACTGAGAAGACCATAAAAGGAACAAGGATGGTTATTTCTAGGAGATCAGATTATTGGGCTGAAAATAAATTCTGGAACAAAGGATTTAATAATTTCGATGAGCTAAATTATGAAGTGATAATGGATGATAATCTTGCCTTTGAGAAGTTTAAGAAAGGTGATATCGATTATTATTCTGTAACCTCATCAAATACATGGAAAAATTCGTTAGACTACGAAAATCCAGGTCCTGGACTTGATGATATTCTTACGAGAAATCTTATAAAAAAGAAGAAAATTTATAATCACTACCCTAAATCATTCAATGGATTTGCTTTCAATATGCGTAAAGCTCCATTTGATGATATCAGAGTTAGACAAGCTTTTGCAAAACTTTTCAATAGAGATCAAATTCTTGAAAAAATCGAAATGGGCGAACAGAAAAAAATCAGATCCCATTGGCCATGGGGAATTTATGAGAACAAGAATAATGTGATGATTGATTACGATCCTGAAGGTGCTGCAAAACTTTTAGATGAAGCTGGTTTCAATCATTGGACTGAAGATGGTCTTAGATATCATAGTGAACGAGGAGTTTTTGAACTTACTTTGAATATTATGACTGATAGGGAAAAATATTATACTCCATTTCAAGAAGATTTGAGAAAGGCTGGGATAAAACTTAATCTTAAACTATGTGATTTTCCTACAATGCTACAGATGTATAATTCTCGACAATTTGAACTTATTTGGGTGAATTGGTATCCTGCTGGTGCTCCAAATTTGACAGCTAAATTTAGCTCTAAACTTGCGGATCTTGATGATACTAATAATATGACGGGTATTAAAGATAAACGACTGGATGAAATTTCCGAACTTTACAATGCGGAATTCGATCCGATAAAGAGAATTAGATACATTCAGGAAACTGACAGTATTGCTTACAATATGTGTCATTATGCTATGGGGTATAAAGCGAAGTGGAGTGGAAGAGTTGTTTACTGGGATAAATTTGGAATGCCTGAATGGGTATGGGGCTATAGATATGGTGGAACAACTTCTATGTGGTGGTTTGATAAAGATAAGGAAGAGAAATTAAATAAGGCTATCAATGATAAATCTATCGTCTTAGACAGAGAAGATGAAATAGCTGATTATTGGAAATTGAGGTAATTGTAAATTATCAATTGTTAGTGGTTAACGAGAAGATAATTTTGCAACGAATGTCTCGAATGAAGACGAATTAAATTCTGTAGAGGCAGGTCTTGTGCCTGCCCAAATAGGGAATAATTTCAATATTCACAGAAGGTACGAAGATCACGAAGTAAGTAAAGATGTTACAAGGAGTTAAGGAGTCAATGAGGGGAACAGATCTCTCACATACGTTCGAGATGACAAGTGAAAATAATAAAATTGAGTCTGAATGAATTCCTTTATTCGAGATAATTCGGGTTCATTCGGTGCTAAAAAGAAACTATAGCAACGAATGTCACAAATAGAGACAAAAGAATTAGCAGACGCACCGCTGTGCGTCTGCTTGTATAAAAAAAGCTATCTAATTAAATGACATACTATTTTTCAAGTGATTTACCAAAAGTTAGAAGATCTTTTTGATCGTTTACTCCTAAGCTCTCTAAAAACTTTTTTTGAAATTTTAATAAAGGTGAATTGTAAGGAGCTGGAACATATTCCACTATTCTGTGATTATCTTCATTTAATACAAATTGTTCTCCTTTCTGTATCTTGACCCAGTCTTTTGGTTCTACTGCAACAATCAAAACACCAACTCCAAATTTTTTAGCGTAATGTCTTAACTCATTAGGAAGTTTATTAATATGTTCATCAGAGTGAATAAAAGCAAAATATGATCTGTTAGAAAATACAGTATGAGCAACTGCTTCAAAAATCCACTTTTCCCAATCGTTGATTAATATTTTTGCTTCAATTGTCGTTAATTCTACTTGTGGGGTTTGAAAAAAATAATCAATTTTAAAGCCAACTAAATCAGGATTTGCCCACTTACCTTGTCCTCTTCTATTAGAAATATCAGCAACTCTCTCATTCTCAACTTCAAATAACCATTGTTCGAGATACGGATACATATCTTTTTCAATCAAATTCCCTTTTTCTTTCTCTTTCTTCTCTTCATCTTTAATCTTTAAGACTTCATCATTATCCGTAGTTTTATTCTCGATCTGCTCTAAAATAGCATCATAGTAATAGCCTTGTTTTCTCCCTGGACAGTTAATTTTAGATTCTGGAGAATTAGCAAGAAGATTCAAATAAACATTTATTGTGTTTTCAGGTATTTCAATAAGCAGAGGGTTTTTTACTCTTAACTTATTATATTCATCAACAATT
Coding sequences:
- a CDS encoding transporter substrate-binding domain-containing protein, with translation MKIILIILVFYSLLFSKSIKVYTEEFPPYNYETSDGEVTGVSTEIVKAIFEDAEILYGIFIYPWARAIYEVENNEYTALYSTSRRPDREAKFLWVGELLIPKYSIFALSNRDDIKGKKIEDFKQYRIGTTKGDARESYLISKGFKIGENIDQVTGAVANIQNYKKLKMGRIDLWPMPDAVSSYIMEYCGDKSTTLKKVFTIEELSQNGYYLALNKNTPKEIVDKLQNSLIKLKRNGTINRIYKKWGV